The following is a genomic window from Lagenorhynchus albirostris chromosome 2, mLagAlb1.1, whole genome shotgun sequence.
ACACTACCGTGGACTATGGAGTTTCTGTGAACAAATGTGTGTCAGGTATTAATAACggctacagagaaaaaaataaagcaggttaaAGAGAAAATAGTTGCTATTTTACACAGGGTCATCTGGGGAAGTCTTTCTTCTAGGGTAACATTTAAGCAGAGACTTAAATGTACATAGTAGGAAAAGACATAAGGATGGTGTGTTCAAAACAcagcaccacaaactgggtgacttaaagaACAGACATTTACATTCTCATAGtgctagaggctggaagtccaaaatcaaggtgtcaggcaGGGTTGGTTCTTCTGAGGGCTCTGGGGGAAGGATCTGTTCTAGACCGCTTTCCTTGTTTTGGAGATGGCTGTCTTGTCCATCTCTTCACACGTCTTCCATCCATCCacgtctgtgtccaaatttccccttcttataaggacgtcAGTCATATTAGGTTAGGGCCCATTCTAATGTcctattttaacttgattacctctgcaaAGAACCTATCTCCAAATAGGGTCACatttctgaagtactgggggttagggctttgacatatgaatttgtggggggcaggtgggggagacacaattcaaccaacTACAGATGGGAACACAATCATTAAGGTTCTAAGCAAAGTTCTGAAAAGATACTCTTCGCAGTAAATATGCTAGCACAGAAAAGTTCCTTGTGTTTTCCAACAGGTCTGCTTCAGAATCAATCCTTACAGCTTCAAGAACAGGAGAAACTCTTAACAAAGAAAGGTCAGCAAATTTATTTCCACAAATTCTAAGATATTGCCCTTTCCCTGTCCGCCTAGAGACAGAGGGATGGACTACATGACCTCTTGGAGTCCCACCCAGTTCTGGGAGTCTATTAGGTCAGGGAGCTAGAGGGCCATTTTAAGGACTCATCACTGGCTCTGAGAATAGTTTAGTTAGCCTCCTATCCTGAGAGGTATATAAACTGTGAAAAGGATTCCTACTCCCTCTGAAAACATATGTCTGCATTGACTATTTCAATAAACTGATTTTGAACTCAggattttatgttaatttttaccCTTAACTTTCCAAACCACATCCAGCTCCCCACGTAGAAACCACGTCACATGGAACAGTCACCTCACTCTCAGCCCTCAAGTCTGCTGCCTTAGCTTCCTGAGAAGAATTCATCATACATCTGGAGGGGCAAAAGCTCCTCATTTATCCACTGCACATGGCCCTCTGTTTTGTCATCACAATCACTGGGTAGAATATAAAGAAGGAAGTATTATGCCCACATACGATGGATAAGAAAATGAAGGTCAGTGAAGGTCTGTGGTCATACAAATTAAGGACACAGCTATGACCACAATCCAGAATTTCtgactcccaggccagggctctctTCACCACGATGCAGACTGCCAGGTGGCTGAAAAACCATCTTTAACTACATGAAGATGCGTTACATGACTGCCATTCTCATCTCACCATTTTGAAACAAGGACAGAAGGAAAATGGAGTTATACTGAAGCATCCAGCAAACCTCCCAGTCTAAAAGATGTGACATGCAACCAAAGAAACTAAATTAATGAGTATTTTCTAAAAGTATCTGGCTTTAGACAGGACTAGAGATACAGACAAAAGTAAAATGCCAACCTTGCCCTCAAGGGGCTCAAATTCCCACTCTCTGTCCAGTCTGGGCAGGATCCCAATGGATGTTCTTTAAAAGTCAGAGAATTGCAATCCACACGGTCTGGCCAGGGACAGGCCCTTCCTTATTCCCTCCCGCTTAGGGCTTCTCTCAGTGTGTAGGGACCATTCCTCAGAGGTATGGGCCTCACTTTCACTGCAATTCTGGCTGATTTTTTAGATCAGGCTTTGCCTGGGTGGAGTCCAAAGCCCTCCCATAACGAAGTGGTCCAGGGAAGGAGAAGGACTGGGATTTCAGAGACCAGCTCCAAAAGAAAACTTTGCAGCTCTTGGCCAAGGAAAAGGAGGTGAGATGGTGACCTCCGATAGTAAGGGGCTCATCCTACAGTGACAGGGACACTGCTGGGAGGCAGCCAGACAACAGGCATTTCTGAGCTTAAGTTGTGATTGGGTGCCTGCAGGTATTCATTTAGGCCTGAATAAAACATCTTTGCTTTCGGGTTAACCTGTCaatcttttctcttgtttatacCAACCCTTATTCAAGGTTTTACTAAAGAGTTACTTTTCAGAAAGTCAACCTAAACTCAAACACATTTAACAAACACATTAACTCCTCAAACTTTGTCCTACATTGAGCATCTTAAAACTTTATACAGTGTCTTTTAAATAACAAAACTCTGCCTATCTCTTCCTATCTTCCATACTCACAGAAATACGTAGCTCCTGAAGTGTTCACATGCAACTAGTTCCCAGCAAAGAGACTTGCACTAAGATCTCTTCCAGGTTGTGTGTGCTATAGGAACTTCATTTTTGTGTGTCTCCATTTACAAAGCACTGGCACATACAACTGTCACACATGTGTGATATATAATAATATGCATTATAATCAATCATTTAAATGAACACATTACAAACAAACTAGGTGAGACAGTCAGAAGGCAAACTGAAAGCTCTGAGAAAAGCTGGGAAGGGAGGATGGAGGTAAAAATTCCAAATGAATGACAGGGCAACTTACACAGGGCCCTCTCCCCTACCTGGGCTCTGTCCCTGACAGAACTGTCTTGATGACCTTGGTGGTGTTCTCCCGCAacgcccctccccccccgcccccacacaGTGCAAAGAACTGCATTCAGAATTAGACAACCTCAGTGATGAGTATCTCTCCTGCCTGCGTAAGCTGCAGCATTGTCGAGAAGAGCTGAACCAGAGCCAGCAGCTGCCTCCCAGAGTAAGAGGGTCTATCCTCCCCTACAGCCCTAGGTGATCGTGGGACGATTCCTCCTTTAGCCAAATCTTGCCCATAAAATTGTTCAGCCCCTGCCAACATCTGACCAGCCGGCCCCGTTCAGCTTGGTTTATACTGTACTGAGAGTATAGCAACCATGTAAAGAAACACTGGCTCATGCCTCCAAGCCTAATTTTCATGGAAAGCCTGAGCCTGAAGGGAAAAACTTACTACTAGCTGAAGTATGAAACGGTGTTCTTTTAGTCTATTATGAGTATAGCGGCAAGGACAGAGTGACGAGAAAAGGAATATAAACAGAATACAATTTTGCTGAGTTATTTTCCACTTTTGATTATTCATATCAGTATTGAAGTACCTGGCCCCCGCTGGCTGTGGTTCGCTGGGCCAGTGACCACTGGAAAGTGGTTTTATCCCAAGGGAGGTGGcaaagtgagagagacagagatataaaaagctttttctccTCCACCAACCCAAGGTTTTCCACTGGGCTAGAATGGGAAGAAGGAagattatttttgcctgcatCTTCTCTGACCAACCCAtggcctctttctcttctctccccctccctcctcacaaAGGCAATGTGGCCGATGGCTTCTGATGCTGATGGCACTGATTGCTATAGCAGTGGCAGTGTTCCTGGCCAATAAGGACAGCCTGAAGCTCTGAATAACTGGTGACAGCTGCCTTGGGTGAAAATCAGAAGCAAGAAATTCAGTAAAAAACTCAGGTCTGGGTACTTTAATGTGTGGGTTTTTCCAACTCAACTGAGATTTCTGACTCTCATTTTTTTAACCtgctgtaaaaataaacaaacttcaCCTAATGGCCTCTGTTCCAAAGAACTCTGTTTATTCCTGAAGCATCCTGGTCTACTCTCCCTAGTCCAGTTCAGCATAAAAATGGCAAATTTATTACAGCATTCTTCCCTAGGTCCCCGAGATGCTTGGAATTGGCACTTGAGATGATTCCTGTGTGCCATCTCTGACCTAGAGCTGATCATTTACCGGGCTCCTTCTACACAGGAAAAGAGTTAAAGTCAGAGCGCCACAGCCGGCAGTGTGACTATCTCAGAGGAGATGCTGAGGTCAGCGAAGTCATTCTGAGTCCTACATCGAGTTCTAAGGTCCTTCTCCCAAGTGTTTAGAATGTTCCTCAAGGATGGGAACAAGCTCTCTGGGACACTAAAGGAATAGAGCAAGACTGGTGGTTGACCACGTAGCCATGAGATCCGGGCGGTGAACACCCGTAGTGGAGTCTGGGCTAAGCAGTTGTCACCTCTCTGGTTCATGTGAAAAGTATAGGGGACGGGATAGCCCAGGAGGATCCCAAACACAGTACAGAGATTCCAGTCTGAGGAACGGAGCCTGCTGCAGGAGACTGCCAGGGATTGGTTCCTCCGTGGCCCCTGCAAATGTGTGATGATCTCAGCCACGAGGGCCTTTAAGTCCTGAAGCTGGTCCAGGGAGCAGATGGAAGGGTGAAGTTGAGAGCTGGAAACATCCACAAAGACTATGGTACCAAGCAGCACCTGCTCCAAGTGCCGACACACCTGCTCCGGAAGGACAATCAGGCTGTTTTCTCCAATCTCAAGGATGTGAAGTCCCTGGGCCGGGAAGCCCAGGCCCTGCAGCTCCTCCAGATAGCTCTGGAGCTCCGCTGCCCCTGCACAGTTGCAATCATAGAGCAGAGCTGGCTTCAGTCCCCTGGCCACAGCCAGCACCTCTCCGGCTAGATGAAGGCAGACAGCTCGGGGTGGGCCTCGTCTCTCTCCCATGCCCAGGGTCTGCTGAGCAGCTGCCACCAGCAGCTGAGGACTTGGTGCTGACATGGGACCTGGCAGCAACAGTAAGCATGGCCTCCTCAACTAGTCACATTTCCCTCCCCTGGGCTGCATCTCTGAGCTCCAGACACTTGAAGAAGGGCCTAAAATCAAAGCAGTAGCAGTGGATTATTAACACCAGCTAGTGACATACCAGGAAACCTGCCAACAACTTTCCCTTAAGTCTTACAGCATCTTCCAGAGgccattttcccctccctctgcttTGGAATGCTAACCCAGCCCAGACAAGATGGGGTCAACAATGCTATCTGATTTTTTGGTTGACTTGGCCTCCATTAGTCCCAAATTCATGTGTCTTTCTAGCCTACGCCtagatttatattttctctggCTGAATTTTACCTGTTGTAATTTATTTCCTCTGATTCAAACGTTAAGGAGTTTGGGGCAGAAGGGAAGCAGGGGAGTTTTTGGCAAAATTCTGAGCATTTCACCTAAAACTGCCCTCTGAGATGGAGTTCTAGGTTCCAAATGCACTCTTTTCACTGCCAACTCCCCCTTCGCTTCCCGCCAATGGTTGTAAGAATAGCAATCTGATTAAACTAATATACACTAGAATGTGGACTACCAACCATCTCACCCTgagacagaaaagtaaataaatgaaatcggGCAGAATTGCAAGAGGGTTGTACTTTAACTTCTGCTGGTCCCGCCTTCCCCTACTAGTGGACATCCACGGACCCCCGGACGATGGGCTCACCTCAACCCCTACACCGTTTCCTGAGCATAGTATCGTAATTTGTTAAATGAGGCAGAGGtctctctcacacatacataCGTTCTTCTACTTCCGCTGCACGTTCAGGCTCAGGAACTCCTGCCAGTTTCCTGCCCGCTGCCAAGAAAGCCGCTAGGCGCCCGCCCTCTGCCACAAAACTGGAAATCCCACCCGCGTGGCCAGGTCCTTACCGCGGCGGGGCCAGGGTGGGCGAAGTCAATCTATTGCGCATGCCCAACACGTCCCCCGCCCCACTGCCTTCCTTGACGTCACCCAGTCCGCTCGCGCGCCTCGCGTTAGAACTACCCGCAGGGCAGCCCGGCTGAGTGCCGGAAGTCTGGGCGCCTGCGGCCCGGCCCCTTCCGGCCCCTTTCCATTCTTACGCAGATGTGGGCCCCACCCGTCTGCGTAGGAATGGAAAGAGGCGGGTGAAGCTAGTatcccgccgccgcccgccctcGGCTCCGCCGCTTGCCCTCCTTCTGTGTTAAGTCCAGTGTCCCGTTTGACCCGGAAGGCGGAAGCAGGGCACTCGACGCAAAAGCACGCTTTGATTCGTCTCTGGAGAAATGTACTTTCCCCTCCAAACGAAACTTATCTCAAGACAAGCGACGTGTTTTGCATAATATCCTCACCTGTGGGTGctggaaagttttttgttttttactttgacCTACCTAAATCCTGAGAGGCTGAATTCCGAGAAGTGGGTGGACAGGTGTCCTGGCCAAAGTTTGTCATCTCTAAGCAGGGTGTGAAGTGCATGAGTATTCACTCCGAACAAATGTGTGCTAGGTATGCTTCTGGGCGCTGGAAGTATTATTACAGcgtagaaaacagacaaaaaccccaCCTTCTTGGAGCTCAAATTGAGGAATTCAGTTTGCTGACTTCACATGAGAAATGAGAGGCAGaggtgcagaagcttttcaggtCATTAGGAAGAAAACGTTATTTCACTGAAAAGTTAACTACCAGTGATATGACCCATACCACGAAGGGAAAGAATTTCTTGAGAAAATTCGTATCTGAAGAAATAGCCCAAATTTATTGATACGTGGGCAGGGCAGAGGCTAAGGGAACTGCAGTCACCTACACTGGAAGTTTCACTCCTGGGTGTACCTTGGTGGCATCTTCAGACTGTGAAGAGACCACTGTAGA
Proteins encoded in this region:
- the C2H1orf74 gene encoding UPF0739 protein C1orf74 homolog; the protein is MSAPSPQLLVAAAQQTLGMGERRGPPRAVCLHLAGEVLAVARGLKPALLYDCNCAGAAELQSYLEELQGLGFPAQGLHILEIGENSLIVLPEQVCRHLEQVLLGTIVFVDVSSSQLHPSICSLDQLQDLKALVAEIITHLQGPRRNQSLAVSCSRLRSSDWNLCTVFGILLGYPVPYTFHMNQRGDNCLAQTPLRVFTARISWLRGQPPVLLYSFSVPESLFPSLRNILNTWEKDLRTRCRTQNDFADLSISSEIVTLPAVAL